From Anopheles funestus chromosome 3RL, idAnoFuneDA-416_04, whole genome shotgun sequence, a single genomic window includes:
- the LOC125767865 gene encoding xanthine dehydrogenase/oxidase-like, translating into MLSTLGSYIWGSSEADSPLTEITFTINGKPYTVDPRTVPVDTSLNTFIRNHAHLTGTKFMCLEGGCGACIVNVNGIHPVTKEKKSWAVNSCLYPVYACHGLDVKTVEGIGNRKDGYHPIQQRLAHLNGTQCGYCSPGMVMNMYSLMEANHGAISMEDVENAFGGNICRCTGYRPILDAFKSLTVDADEKLLDACQDIEDLTKTCPKTGSPCAGKCISAKDRIDPKRPVKLVFEDDKEWHRVTQVADIFAVFEQIGSKPYMLVAGNTAHGVYRRSPSLQAFIDINAVEELHTHSSDNNELVVGANVSLTEFMQILDATANKSPNFSHFKQLEQHIDLIANVPVRSAGTIAGNLSIKNQHHEFPSDMYLLLETAGAKLTILEAGGKSSLVTPADFVQLDMQKKVLKSITLPALDSSRYKFRSFKVMPRSQNAHAYVNGAFLTKFAEDGVTVESIKICFGGINPNFTHATATELFLVGKNMFDAEIIQGTMNQLNNDIRPDWVLPDASAEYRKNLAMALYYKYLLNIAPDGTVLVKPSFRSGGTVLERALSSGQQTFDTYERNWPLTKNIPKIEALAQTSGEAKFTNDLPPLPGELYAAFVVATKPHTRIGKIDATDALKYPGVVAFYSAKDIPGTNNFMPANLGNQEVEEVFCNGEVLYHGQPVGIIVAETFNQANHAATLVNILYERVSQSQPVYPTLKSLIDNQSKMRIFDEPLTTTRRGSNYRVKVSAARKVTGRFEMAGQYHYTMETQTCVCVPIEDGMDVYSSTQWVDLCQVAIASMLKVPENSLNFTVRRLGGGYGSKISRAGQIACACALAAHLQNRPVRFVLTIESNMSSIGKRYGCITDYEVDVESNGRIVKLTNNYMQDYGASLNESVGEATTEFFNNCYDTKTWKVVGKAAKTDAPSNTWCRAPGTTEGIAMIENIMEHIAWELGLDPLELRLVNMPEGSKMRELVPQFRTDVEYNQRKAEIDQFNVDNRWRKRGIAISVMRYPLGYFGALHALVAIHAGDGTVSITHGGIEMGQGMNTKAAQVAAYVLGLPLEKISIKPTNSLTSPNAIVTGGSMTSEAVCYAVKKACETLLERIKPVRDANKNVPWEIVTQLCYASNVDLCASYQYRATELKPYIIWGLSCAEVEVDVLTGNVQLRRVDILEDTGESLSPGIDVGQIEGAFVMGVGYWLTEALVYNAEDGALLTNRTWTYKPPGAKDIPVDFRVRFLQKSSNPAGVLRSKATGEPALNMSIVVLFALRNALRSARKDAGLADDWIPMGTASTPDQVHLLAGNSTEQYKLN; encoded by the exons ATGCTTTCAACGCTCGGTAGTTACATTTGGGGCAGCTCGGAAGCTGATAG tcCTCTAACGGAAATCACCTTTACAATCAATGGGAAACCGTACACTG TTGACCCCCGAACGGTTCCGGTCGATACCTCTTTGAATACCTTTATCCGGAACCATGCTCATCTGACCGGTACCAAGTTCATGTGCCTGGAAGGTGGATGTGGTGCTTGCATCGTAAACGTAAACGGTATCCATCCGGTgacgaaggagaaaaaatcaTGGGCGGTCAATTCG TGCCTGTATCCTGTCTATGCATGTCACGGACTGGATGTGAAAACGGTCGAAGGTATTGGCAACCGGAAAGATGGATACCACCCCATTCAGCAACGATTGGCCCATCTGAATGGTACGCAGTGTGGCTACTGTTCACCCGGCATGGTGATGAACATGTACAGCCTGATGGAAGCGAACCACGGTGCGATCTCGATGGAAGACGTGGAAAATGCTTTCGGTGGTAACATTTGCCGCTGTACCGGGTACCGGCCCATACTGGACGCGTTCAAATCGTTGACGGTCGATGCAGACGAAAAACTGCTCGACGCCTGCCAGGACATTGAGGATCTTACGAAAACGTGCCCGAAAACGGGAAGTCCTTGTGCGGGCAAGTGCATTTCGGCGAAGGATCGTATCGATCCAAAGCGTCCGGTGAAGCTAGTGTTTGAGGACGATAAGGAGTGGCATCGTGTCACGCAAGTGGCTGATATTTTTGCAGTTTTCGAACAGATCGGTAGCAAACCTTACATGCTGGTAGCTGGCAATACCGCTCACG GTGTCTACCGACGAAGTCCATCGCTACAGGCATTCATCGACATCAATGCTGTTGAGGAGCTCCATACGCATTCCTCCGACAACAACGAGCTGGTCGTCGGAGCAAACGTTTCCCTCACGGAATTCATGCAAATACTGGATGCAACCGCAAATAAATCGCCAAACTTTTCACACTTCAAACAGCTGGAGCAACACATCGATCTGATCGCAAACGTCCCGGTACGCAGTGCCGGAACGATCGCGGGCAATTTGAGTATTAAAAACCAACATCATGAGTTCCCATCCGATATGTATCTGTTGCTGGAAACGGCTGGTGCAAAACTGACAATTC TTGAAGCCGGTGGTAAATCAAGTCTCGTTACACCGGCCGACTTTGTCCAGCTGGACATGCAGAAGAAAGTGTTGAAATcgatcacgcttccagcgctGGATTCCTCTCGCTATAAGTTCCGATCGTTCAAAGTGATGCCACGATCGCAAAATGCGCACGCTTACGTCAATGGTGCTTTTCTTACTAAATTTGCCGAGGATGGTGTGACGGTGGAGTCAATCAAGATTTGCTTTGGAGGAATCAATCCAAAT TTTACTCATGCTACTGCAACGGAACTGTTCCTGGTAGGTAAAAATATGTTCGACGCTGAAATCATCCAAGGTACGATGAACCAGCTAAACAATGATATCCGTCCCGATTGGGTACTACCCGATGCGTCTGCTGAGTATCGTAAAAATCTTGCGATGGCACTGTACTACAAATATCTGCTCAATATAGCACCGGATGGTACGGTGCTGGTGAAACCATCGTTCCGTTCCGGTGGTACCGTACTGGAGCGTGCTCTATCATCCGGCCAACAGACATTCGATACGTACGAGCGCAATTGGCCACTGACGAAGAACATTCCGAAGATTGAGGCACTCGCCCAAACGTCAGGTGAGGCCAAGTTTACCAACGATTTACCTCCACTACCCGGGGAACTGTATGCGGCCTTTGTTGTTGCTACCAAACCGCATACACGCATTGGGAAAATAGACGCCACCGATGCGTTG AAATATCCCGGTGTTGTGGCTTTCTACTCTGCGAAGGATATTCCCGGTACGAACAACTTCATGCCAGCCAACCTCGGCAATCAGGAGGTGGAAGAAGTGTTCTGCAACGGTGAGGTACTGTACCATGGCCAACCGGTCGGTATCATCGTGGCGGAAACATTCAACCAAGCAAATCACGCTGCCACGCTCGTTAACATTCTCTACGAACGTGTGTCCCAGTCGCAACCGGTCTATCCGACGCTAAAATCACTCATTGACAATCAGTCGAAGATGCGCATCTTTGACGAACCACTCACTACCACTCGCCGTGGTTCGAACTATCGCGTCAAGGTATCGGCTGCTCGGAAAGTAACCGGACGGTTTGAAATGGCTGGCCAGTATCACTACACCATGGAGACGCAAACATGCGTGTGCGTACCGATCGAGGACGGTATGGATGTGTACAGCTCGACGCAATGGGTCGATCTGTGTCAGGTCGCGATCGCATCGATGCTGAAGGTGCCCGAGAACAGTCTCAACTTTACCGTACGCCGGCTGGGCGGTGGTTATGGGTCGAAAATTTCACGTGCCGGTCAGATCGCATGTGCCTGTGCGTTGGCGGCCCATCTACAGAACCGTCCGGTTCGTTTCGTGCTGACGATCGAATCGAACATGAGCTCGATCGGTAAGCGGTACGGTTGCATTACCGACTATGAGGTGGACGTGGAAAGCAATGGCCGTATTGTGAAGCTCACGAACAACTACATGCAGGATTATGGTGCTTCGCTGAACGAATCGGTCGGGGAAGCAACGACCGAATTCTTCAACAACTGTTACGACACCAAAACGTGGAAGGTGGTCGGTAAGGCGGCCAAAACGGATGCCCCTAGCAATACCTGGTGTCGAGCACCGGGTACAACGGAAGGTATTGCTATGATCGAAAACATTATGGAGCACATTGCTTGGGAGTTGGGATTAGATCCGTTGGAGCTACGATTGGTCAACATGCCGGAAGGTAGCAAGATGCGCGAACTGGTGCCACAGTTCCGCACGGATGTGGAGTACAACCAGCGCAAGGCGGAAATCGACCAGTTCAACGTGGACAATCGTTGGCGTAAGCGTGGCATTGCCATTTCAGTGATGCGCTATCCGCTCGGATACTTTGGTGCGTTGCACGCACTGGTAGCGATCCATGCTGGCGATGGAACGGTTTCAATTACACACGGTGGCATCGAGATGGGTCAGGGCATGAATACCAAGGCGGCTCAGGTGGCTGCGTACGTGCTTGGATTGCCACTGGAGAAGATAAGCATCAAACCAACGAACAGTTTGACGTCTCCAAATGCCATCGTCACCGGGGGCAGCATGACCAGCGAGGCAGTGTGCTAT GCCGTAAAGAAAGCGTGCGAAACTCTCCTGGAACGCATCAAACCCGTGCGCGATGCGAACAAGAACGTACCTTGGGAAATCGTCACGCAGCTGTGTTACGCGAGTAATGTTGATCTATGCGCAAGCTATCAATATCGTGCTACGGAACTGAAACCGTACATCATCTGGGGATTAAGCTGTGCCGAAGTGGAGGTAGATGTATTGACCGGGAATGTTCAGTTGCGTCGTGTCGACATCCTGGAAGATACGGGAGAGAGCTTAAGCCCTGGCATTGATGTGGGACAAATTGAGGGTGCATTCGTGATGGGTGTGGGCTATTGGCTAACGGAAGCACTAGTGTATAATGCGGAGGATGGTGCACTGCTGACCAACCGTACCTGGACATACAAACCGCCGGGAGCGAAAGACATTCCGGTTGATTTCCGGGTGCGCTTCCTGCAGAAAAGCTCCAACCCCGCTGGAGTGTTACGTTCGAAGGCGACCGGAGAACCGGCCCTAAATATGTCGATTGTGGTGCTCTTTGCCCTACGAAATGCTCT